AATTGTCGATATTACTCAACGCTGCAAGTGTTGCTAACAAAAAGAGACAGAAAATGGCAAAACTAAAATTGAGAGAGACAACGGTTTGTGTATTTCATTCAATCCACAAAGACGCAGACGCGTGGCAAGTGAATTCCATTTCAGTATTGCCGttgttatataattttcttcctTTCCTTTTTTCTCATGCCTTTAATTGAATCCCCTAAGCATTTACTTACAAAGAGAACTTTCATAGTTTCAAGGGAAATCTTATTCTTATAAAGTTTtaggataccctgtatatgaaaatctaaacctaaataaattttttccagataattcCCAGATACCAGGAGCTCCAAAAACAACAAAACCAACCCTTAATGGACTTCACACCCAAATGTTTATACACCAAAGAAACAGGAAACAACGCAGTAATagtattagaaaatataaaacctcATGGCTTTACGTTACATCCCAAAGAAAAATCAATGGATTCAGCACATATCCGGTTGTTGCTTAAAAGTCTTGCCCAGTGGCATGCCCTTTCTTTCGTCCTTAAGGATCAGTACTTTgaagaatttaagaaattaaatgaaacgCATAAAGTAAGCCCTTGGGGAATGATTTTTGAAACTCACTTATGTAAGTAGGAATTGGTgctattataagtattttaaaaaattattttaaatagcaaaaGTTTATGACTACAGCCATAAAGCTCTTCACCAAATTCTGGAAGAAACTGGGGAATATGAcgtattaagtaaatttaaagcaaaatttaaaaacctaaGCGCCAAAGAGATGATGCACTCCTTACTGAATAATGATAAGAGTGAAAAACATGCCATTTTAATCCACGGTGATTGCTGGAACGGCAATTTCATGTTCCAATATATTGTTAGTATCACTTAAGTACTTTTAAAGTAgaatgtataaatttatttttaggatcaAGATCATACTGAACCTACCAAAGTACAAATCTTGGACTTTCAAATAGCCTCTTTAAGAAGCCCAATAACTGACGTATCCGAATTTATTTACTCGACTGCTTcatctgaagaatttaaaaatattaggcaAATTTTAATGGAATACTATGCCGACTTAGCAAGGAATATAAGAGCTTTAGGAAGCGATCCTGATCAAGTATTTTCTTTCAGCGACTTTAAGGAGCAATGGCATAAGTACAGCATCCATGGTATTACTGTTGCATTATTGGCACCGGTATATTTGCATTTAGATGATGAACCTTTGGATGTAGCAAATGAAGAAGCAATGTTCGATATATTACCTAAACAAATAGCCAAGCCAGTTGTTCGCAAAAGAATGACTGATATGGCTAAATGTTTTGCTTCATTTGAGTTTTAGATACGgttttttgagttttatgtAAATAGAATACCGTAGtgtatacataatttattatagtatCATATCCATGCCTCAAATTCATAGAGCAATGCGCATTATTGCAAGCTTGCTATAGTTTAGCATTTTTACACTACCTTGTCAATACATATAAGACAATTTCATATACatatgaatttattatatacatatgaaATTGCCGTATAATTGTCAAGTGTTATCTGAAAAAACTACGAGCTCATGAAGGTCCATTATTTAACAAAGgataaatttacatatttccTATAACTGCAAAGGGCATATAAGGCCCAATTTGTCTTGTagtgcattttttcaataaaatattctcgtatttttataaatttttgcattttattttagcTGTGTTAATTACACTGCAAATGTTGTTAAAACGTACTGCTAGTATGATATAGCCAGATAAGATAGATTACCGTCAATTACCTGGAAGAcgattaagaatatttaaaagattatttctgctattaataaaataattcaatctttacataaaattattttaattttaccacTTACAGAAGTATATTATTCTTAAAACATGATgcgttattttttctgatttcatGTTCGTTGTTTGcctcattttatttttctattattgcgtcgctttatttattatattctattttttttacctcttttaaactttttcataaattatttctttaaaaaatgtgatgTATAATGCGACTAgcaaagactatttttttttcagttatgtaaaaatttacaggtaattccatttaataatagtatattttttacattttttcaaaatagcaATGTTCAACTTTTTTCCTGTTTTTACCATTTTAGTcagcaaaaaaaatcttacgaGTTTGCTTATTCTAGAACCCAAAAAACTCAAGTTGATAATTgacttaaatgattttaattgcCTGCAAGAGATTTTTGAGTATTTAGGATACCAGTGTCACCTAATTAGAAATTTTAGTGTTTtgtaaatgaaaattgtacatATAATAATTGGGCCCCTagttaaaaatctaaaattcgtATATTCCATAAAGGtcctatttttcaaaaataaacataaagcaACAGCTTAATTCATTAGTTATTCCATGAACAACCAAGGACTACGAGCCCCAAGAcagtataaatttttaacaattcctTAATCTAATACCCTTTCGAAACCCTAATCCCACTTCTGACCCGACAATACCTGAACCCGAAAAGACCATTAACACCGGTCACTTTTTGTTATTGGAACACTATCAAACTATTCCTGCGGAATTTTCCAGGAGGCATCAAAGATACCGGCATAGAAGAGGTTATCCGCCGCTAATGCAAAACAAAAACCGTATCACGGAGGTCCCTGTGTTTTTAGCAAATCCCATTGTCCTACAGGTATATACGAGCGCGGGTAGAGTCCGAAATCATGCGCAAAAGGGCTCGGATCGGTTTAGGGCGAAACGGTGCCAGTCTTAGGGGCGCAATGGTGAAGAAACCATCCAGACCGTGTTGACATTCCGATCGATTTTTCCGGAGGTTCGGTTAAATTTTCCGGATTTTCTTCTTACACTTCTCTCGCTCGGTGATTTTCCGGTGACTCGTCAGCCGGTCGGTAAATACGGTTATACCGCGGGAAGTTTTACGTTTTAAAAGTTTCAGGTGTAAATAGAGCGGTGCTTTGGAcagattttaaattgaattaaacgGTGCAGATTGATCGaaaagaaatgtttaatttataaataaataacctaATTATTGGGAGGTGGTTACAGTGACCTAAATGCTGTGAACGGATGACAGTGATGTGAACTAGTGAATACAAATTCTTAGAATTTAGATACAAATGCTTCAGAAAATTATGCTTGAAAAGATGTGCCTGGTTTTAAGTGTCATTATGCTTAAACTAATGATTTTGGCCAATGCTACTAAAAAAGAAGGTAAGcagtcattttaattattgtattaaatttatatattgggCGTACATGTATTAGAAATAATACTTTTCCATACACATAGATTTTATTATGGCGTATTTTGAACCAGGAAGAGAATATCTAATTTTACAATTCGGATTCCGTATCGCTTTATACAGTAGTTACaaaccataaattattattaaaatattcgaaATATTTAGTGGATGCGTATTTAGTGCCAAATGAAtctcaaatatatttattacactCGAGTTGAACTGTACTTAggtaaaaatctatttaattttttaatatgcgaaatattttaatattcaaactttTATTGACCCTGATCATCCATCTTTCCCAATTAACTGaccaggaatattttttttataatattcaaacaattttaaaaaataaaatggaagcataaatacctaatttaatttaagaaaaatatttttttaataattaaatatttttgggatATCTCTGGTATTTATTCTTTGAAGCTAGATGATATGGATATTACAAAAGAATGTAATAACCTcatcatattattataatgcTACTAATTATTgcgtaatataaaaaaagattaaagcGGAAGATGtagcaataaaatttcatagtttaaattatagaaaatacttaataaatactTTAGGTCATTTGCAAGGAAAATATAAGTTTGAAgttaaagtgaaattttaaatgtttctttaaagatattaaaactaatatatattgtaaaaccctaatagaatttaataaaacatttaaaatataaagagaaTAACTTGTTTATAGGTAActctttataatattaagccgaatatgtaatatttgcgtaaatattaaatataatattgtccaaaaaaccatatttttgattaataatgcgaagacattttaagaatattacaGGAACATTAAACATAGGatattaaagacttttttatttaaatatatttacaatatctttaaggataataataataataataatggcttttatttgaaaatatacaataacAAATACAGTAAAGAGCTATTACTACAAGATATAATATGGCGCAGTCTATCTTAgaagctactctactgaaccattTGATATTGGTCCAAacctaaataacaaataataacacAGATCTGTCATAATAATTAGCATATAACCCCAAGAAGCATTCACCTTTCAGaagaatatcaataaaaatagcaatatctatcagttaataaataaacataggaAAATCTCCAATGTATTTCATGTACTTCCAAATTTAAATGCCCTTACTCACAGTTTTCAACCattttcataaagaaataaCTATTGTAATATAGTCTTCTACATGAATAACTGATCAATATTAgatctaataaattttttgaaagaaactaGTTTGAGAGATTTTATGTGCAGAGGAACTCTATTATAAAGTCTCGCTATATTGTAACTAAAAGACCTTTCAAAAATAGAAGTTGAGTGAAGAGGTATAGTTACACAGCTCGTATCGCGAAGATCTAGATTATGGATTTCTGAGCGAAACTTTATTTTCCTGTATAAGTAGTCGGGACACTttcttgctattattttataaaataacacaacTGAATGGAAGACGCGCCTCTCAGCTATTCTAAGCCAATGCACATCTCTCAACTTAGCCGTCACTCCCCGCTCTCTACCCCGTATACCCCCAATTAGTCTTACACAGTGGTTTTGTATTAACTGAATGCAATATTTATCCCTTTCGAGCAAACATGGGTTGTAAACTACATCGGCATAATTGAAGTACGAAAGCACTAAAGAGTCgcaaagcattttctttaatgactCATAGATAcgtttgtttaaatataagctTTAGATTTAGGAATGCTCTCTTAATGTCTGTCCATATAAATCCAATAATCTGTCCAGAACCAGCCCTAGATTTTTAGCGTGGTCAACAAGtgcaagtttattattattatttaaatgtatttgaatGCTATCCTTATGCAACTATCTTGATTGAGTTCTGCCAAAGAGCAACACCTGAGACTTTGAGGGGTTAAGAGTGACGCAGTGCTTATGAGAAATTTTAGTAAACCTGCTTATCATCTGCATAAAAATGTACATTACAAGATTCAATGTATTTTGCCATTTGGGAAGTATATAAGGTAAAAAGAAAATGCCCCAAAATTGAACCTTGTGGAACCCCAAAACATAATGGCTCGAATTCAGATACTTCGCCATTGACTTTAACCCTCTGACTTCTACCctttaaataactataaaatatttgaaggtATTAGtgtcatttttataatattaattttttttctaaaaattataaaataaaccaaaatttttaattttaaataaatttgttattattttcaggtttttttttttatttcaagataattaaaaaattgaaagttttgCTTTAGCgcttttgaaattttgttttagtgattaaaaatttatttagctCCTAAATTTGCTTCacattaaatgtttaattttaagttaataatttcaacttagttttacatattttttattacattgtcttattttagaattagaagaagtttatagatataaataatttttatctataataattattttgttttaaaaataaactcgGCTAAGAAAGAATTGcatctgtaaaaaatatttaattttttaggttcaTTGCCttctttacattttatttacattgctacctttaaataaagataatattcCGATGCACGATTACTGACCAAAaccttgtattaaaaaataagcagATAAACAATTTGGTTAACGTTAGTGGTTTCCTTGAAAGtcaaattttttggtgaaacTATAAGTtccgtaaaataataaatatgaatcGTCTTGTGAAGAAaagtgcaaataaaaaaaattcttgtttaggtccttttaaaaaaatactaaaaagcataatttcaaaacattgtttttaaaatagctAATGGGAAGttgtaaagaatattttttgtgatttctatCATTATTGAACatattagtttataataattcaaCTCATATTATTGCTAGATTGAATAAAAGTCTTTTGGAgctaaatctggagatctaggaggccatttaatatcacCAGTTCCACCAATAAAGCGCTTAGCAATAGTATCTATTAGAATTCTTTTGCAATAACCGCATTATGAAAGGACAGTCGTCTTGTTAAAAATAGATAGATAATAGGTCTAGATCAGGGAGAATTTGAATAGCAGGAAGAATTTGGATTTGCAGCAACTCGGCGTATTTTTAGAGCGTTTAAAGTACAATTAATAAAAGATGACCCTATAATATGGTCGCACAAGCCGATACATTCAATTTTCGTAGGTACCAAGCACGGAATCTAAAAATTCCGTGCCTATTTTTCCAAAACCAATATTGAATAATGCAAGAATTGTGTTTTACatgtaattcaaaaaaaattaatcccaaaaataaatatttatttttttgccttttccatcatggtttcacaaaattccattctttaCCACTGGCCTTTGGGAAACATTTTggaatatgaaatatttatatctatgttttttcaaatattcgtTTTCAATACAACAGTTTCATGGTCCATACCCAGTTCCTAACAAAGTTCCTACTTGAACGTGTCAATTCTACTTCTATAGATTTTCCTAAACCTTTTCGATAAAGTATTCGTGGCATATTtgacaatcttgaagacaaagcgatatttcaaaatttaaaaccacatttaaaattgcttttttgcaagaaatcagtttattttcaaatgtaattgaaaacaaaactttaaaattcaatagtttAGCGGGCATACAGTAAATTGAGGCTTGCCGATATTAATATTGatattctagaaaaaaataaaacacagaCCGGACGATGAGAGAAACAATGTTGCCATCATTTTGTACAATGCGTAATCTttaattccccaacctgtatatactGATCTATTTAACCCATATAACcctgaattatttttttctgaaaaatcacgtTAAAACCCATTATGTGAGTTTACAATGGTGCAATTAGCTGGGGCAAAATcaaataacagttttttaaataaaggaggtccttttaaaaggaccgtaggtacatacatttttaaaagagtaaaacaacgtcgaaaaaaaatttattgacttaaacaatattattacaaataaagtaattttagaaattacatAGTGTGAAATTGACGGAAACAGTCCTTGGGGTGCAGTCCAATATCGCATTTTTCACATTGAAAATTAGCCTTCTTGCGGCAAACTCCACACTTTCTTTGGTTGGCTTGGTAGACCACCATATGATCAATTCGATCATATCGAGAATGTTCTTTGTAACTCCCTGATCTTCTTGAGGCCCCACGTCTATTCAAGACTTTGTGTGTTTCTAATAGTTCAACGGCTACGGCTCTTCTGAATGCTAATTGATCGAGTTTGCCCCCATCAAATACCATGCATTCTGAGTGGCCATATTAATACACTGACTAACCAAtggaaaataccattttttctttcttattgaTATGCGGTATTGCCCAATATTTTGATCGCTGCGATCAACACCCCCATATTTTCGTTGTAACCTTTTATTGGCTTAGGTTGATCAATGTAGacatattgtttttctttttgtgagAACctctttactttattttttggcAGTATGCAAGAAGCGTTAGAAGCAATGGTTATAACATTATTATCCTTCTATCGACAAATAACTAATTCGTTGTACACCAATGCATACTGGTAATCACccctggattttttttaacgCCTTTACAGCAGTCAATGGGCACTTTGGCAGCCTGTTATCTTGGATGGTTCCAGTAGCTcttaattttctaaatgttaGTTCTTTTATTAGTGACAATGATGTAAAGAAGTTGTCAAAAAAGATGTGAAAATTGCTAAATCTTGTCGATTCTAAGATGTCTGCATACTGTAAGACTGCAGATGCGCCGAGTCCTaagtctttatatttttcagataaAATGTCAGTGGATCCTTGATAAGGTTCAAAATAGATTATGTATCCCAAGCGAGTAGTTCCTACCCAGAATTTATAACCCCATCGTATGGGTTTTCCCTTGATGAACTGTTTGCAGCCATGGCGCCCAAAATAAGGCACCATAGCTTCATCCACGGAATGGTTTTCTTCTATTGAagcaaattctaaaatttttttatttagttcatGAAAAAGTGGTCTTATTTTCGCAAATCGGTCATCCTTGTCTAAATTATTGTTGTCAGCGCAATGAAAATTGCTCATCAAATACTGGAAACGAACTCTCGGAATCGAAGAACAAATGAGTGTGTTATTTGTATCTGCGGAATTTTGCCAGTACATTTTTTTCCTAGACACGCTGCAGTACCCACTTACAAGTAAAACTCCAATAAAGACTGATTGACGATTGACGATTGACTAAATTGACGATTTTTTTGTGCGGCATATAAATTTGTACACTGAACAATTTCTTCAATAAGATTTtgatcaaaaaaagatttaaaaagactTGCAGGAGAACGGTTGTTGTTCTGTGTGTGAGAAACAGGACTCCAGGCTGGCAAAGTTTTCTTCaaacttgaaaattttaatttttttgataatttttctcTGAACAAGTCTAGATAAAGGCAAGTCATCCTCGTCATCAAACTCACCTTCTACCACATTTGTTATTTGACCTTCCTCAGCTCCTATATCTGCTTCTGCTATCACATCGCCATTTCCCCCAGCATCTTCTTCATTTTCACCCATAAGATTTTCTACAGTTCCGCGCAACTGCGATCCTGGCAAACTATTCAAAACGACGTCATTTTCGTCTCCGAAATCTTCGTCCGTGTTATAATCATTGGCGTTTTCagttggaaaataataatttcatcgGGGATATCCGCAACCTTGTCGATGTCCTCAATTTTTTATAACAGGTCATTtaacgaaagttttttttttccaaaatctaaaataaaatagtgcatttagtcaattttacctttttacttATAAAGTGTGTTTAAAAAGTGGAAAAGTATCCCTTAAACCTAcagtccttttaaaaggaccagAGAGTTCAGAGACACATAAGCTCAAACTTTGCTATGTTTTTGTAATCATCACAAAAGATTACATAGATCACACATCACAAAACATCACATAGATAACATTCACATACTCTTACCTCTTTTGTATGTTCTAAAGATTCTAatttatctatttaaaaattttaaaaaatctattaaaaaattctaatttatctATTTAAGTCATAAATTTCTAATCGCAATCAATTGTTAAAGGCTTTTGGTCCAAGGAAATTATTGCCTCATctggaaataagttttttagtACTAAAAGtgtagttaaaatattaaacgctttttatattttattcttatattgaCAATTATAAACTTATTGAcaattataacaaattatttgttcaaatatttattaatattttgtccaAGGTGCATGCCTTGCAATTACCTGTTATTACCTATATTGTATTacgtaattaaacaaaactaaataaacaaaagatgttttaaaataataacataaaatacgTGGAAGATTCAAAATCTCCTTAATTATCtggcaaaaaatacaaaattaacttgtttctaaaaaatatttagttcctaaatttctaattaaaataagttGGTAATTatcctatttttataataagctaattaaacttatttcagattaaaaatagaatacaCTAATTATTGTTAGTAGAAGGCAAATGAAATATACAAaacacattaaatttattttgataaacctgGTTCTATGCCAAAGAGTAATTACATGAAGGTAATTAGCTATAAAACTTGTCTCAGTATAACTCCaaaagtttaattcaaaaactcaaaattcactgaaaacgaAACCCTCAAAAGTGCTGCTTTAGTTTATATATATTGTTcctagaaatattttattaatttcaaacaaTACAACTGGGAACAAAAGCTTTGTTTCCTCGCCATAGTAACGTAAATGGCGCATCAAAGGCGAATAGGacgtaacaaaataatttcctttcaTCCCTTAGGGTTAACATacatttattaaagttaatataagtgatgttaaatgtaaattttctggaaaatcgGCGATATAAAGtaagaagcttttttgttttataatttataaaaaatactttttgttaaacaaaaattatcatcgaaaaaataaatattacaagatCTTTAGagtaaaactataaatttatcctttttagtatactttaaaacaaaagaaCCTACATTTCAGTTATATCGTCTAAGCGgctttttaactttaaaagttatttaagggccataaaatgttatttttagctCGAGAGGCCCTTTTCCCATCCAAATCCTcttaaagattataaaaatattttttgccaaAGAAATACTTCGTTCCATTTTATAATTCGTAACTTCTAT
The sequence above is a segment of the Anthonomus grandis grandis chromosome 12, icAntGran1.3, whole genome shotgun sequence genome. Coding sequences within it:
- the LOC126742919 gene encoding uncharacterized protein LOC126742919 isoform X2 → MAKLKLRETTIIPRYQELQKQQNQPLMDFTPKCLYTKETGNNAVIVLENIKPHGFTLHPKEKSMDSAHIRLLLKSLAQWHALSFVLKDQYFEEFKKLNETHKVSPWGMIFETHLSKVYDYSHKALHQILEETGEYDVLSKFKAKFKNLSAKEMMHSLLNNDKSEKHAILIHGDCWNGNFMFQYIDQDHTEPTKVQILDFQIASLRSPITDVSEFIYSTASSEEFKNIRQILMEYYADLARNIRALGSDPDQVFSFSDFKEQWHKYSIHGITVALLAPVYLHLDDEPLDVANEEAMFDILPKQIAKPVVRKRMTDMAKCFASFEF
- the LOC126742919 gene encoding uncharacterized protein LOC126742919 isoform X1, coding for MSHLQWIESMIDETVKNNGFYEDYCVKVHAENAKGDNYGSDIAFVEVFSKNNEEKPVFNLFMKYLPLNVEFMEKFKQMPGLFKTEINIYTKIIPRYQELQKQQNQPLMDFTPKCLYTKETGNNAVIVLENIKPHGFTLHPKEKSMDSAHIRLLLKSLAQWHALSFVLKDQYFEEFKKLNETHKVSPWGMIFETHLSKVYDYSHKALHQILEETGEYDVLSKFKAKFKNLSAKEMMHSLLNNDKSEKHAILIHGDCWNGNFMFQYIDQDHTEPTKVQILDFQIASLRSPITDVSEFIYSTASSEEFKNIRQILMEYYADLARNIRALGSDPDQVFSFSDFKEQWHKYSIHGITVALLAPVYLHLDDEPLDVANEEAMFDILPKQIAKPVVRKRMTDMAKCFASFEF